The following are encoded together in the Brassica napus cultivar Da-Ae chromosome A9, Da-Ae, whole genome shotgun sequence genome:
- the BNAANNG32780D gene encoding uncharacterized protein BNAANNG32780D, whose translation MSLDGSGLGGMAMAEAYTARKFHRENMKILTASTATTVGGGIGDNGGGYSRWFWGKLSTKKNSPKVCDIITIE comes from the coding sequence ATGTCGCTAGACGGATCAGGGTTAGGAGGGATGGCTATGGCGGAGGCTTACACCGCAAGGAAGTTTCACAGAGAGAACATGAAGATTTTAACGGCAAGCACAGCCACAACCGTCGGTGGAGGAATAGGAGACAACGGTGGAGGATATAGCCGGTGGTTCTGGGGAAAGCTGAGCACCAAGAAAAACTCGCCCAAAGTTTGTGATATTATAACTATAGAATAA